A single window of Streptomyces aquilus DNA harbors:
- a CDS encoding DEAD/DEAH box helicase, giving the protein MTLIDQLPPTADPDALYEAFESWAEERGLTLYPHQEEALIEVVSGANVIVSTPTGSGKSMIAAAAHFAALARDEVTFYTAPIKALVSEKFFELCKIFGTENVGMLTGDASVNSDAPVICCTAEVLASIALRDGKQADVGQVVMDEFHFYAEGDRGWAWQIPILELPQAQFILMSATLGDVSMFEKDLTRRTGRPTAVVRSATRPVPLSYEYKFTPLTETLTELLQTRQAPVYIVHFTQAQAVERAQALMSINMCSKEEKEQIADLIGNFRFTTKFGRNLSRYVRHGIGVHHAGMLPKYRRLVEKLAQAGLLKVICGTDTLGVGVNVPIRTVLFTALTKYDGNRVRTLRNREFHQIAGRAGRAGFDTAGFVVAQAPEHVIENEKALAKAGDDPKKRRKVVRKKAPEGFVGWTENTFEKLIASEPEPLTSRFRVTHTMLLSVIARPGNAFEAMRHLLEDNHEPRKAQLKHIRRAIAIYRSLLDGGIVEKLDEPDAEGRIVRLTVDLQQDFALNQPLSTFALAAFELLDPESPSYALDMVSVVESTLDDPRQILVAQLNKAKGEAVAAMKADGVEYEERMERLQDISYPKPLEELLFHAYNTYRKSHPWVGDHPLSPKSVIRDMYERAMSFTELVSFYELARTEGIVLRYLASAYKALDHNIPDDLKSEDLQDLIEWLGEMVRQVDSSLLDEWEQLANPEEMTAEQAQEKADEVKPVTTNGRAFRVLVRNAMFRRVELAALDQVEELGELDADAGWDADAWGEAMDKYWDEYDDLGTGPDARGPKLLIIEEQPENRLWRVRQIFDDPNDDHDWGISAEVDLTASDAEGRAVVRVTDVGQL; this is encoded by the coding sequence GTGACCCTCATCGATCAGCTGCCGCCGACCGCAGACCCCGACGCCCTCTACGAAGCCTTCGAGTCGTGGGCCGAGGAGCGCGGGCTCACGCTCTACCCCCATCAGGAGGAGGCGCTGATCGAGGTGGTCTCCGGTGCGAACGTGATCGTGTCGACGCCCACCGGCTCCGGCAAGAGCATGATCGCGGCGGCCGCCCACTTCGCCGCGCTCGCCCGTGACGAGGTCACCTTCTACACGGCTCCGATCAAGGCACTGGTCTCGGAGAAGTTCTTCGAGCTGTGCAAGATCTTCGGCACCGAGAACGTCGGCATGCTCACCGGCGACGCCTCCGTCAACTCCGACGCCCCCGTCATCTGCTGCACCGCCGAGGTGCTCGCCTCGATCGCGCTGCGCGACGGCAAGCAGGCGGACGTCGGCCAGGTCGTGATGGACGAGTTCCACTTCTACGCGGAGGGCGACCGCGGCTGGGCCTGGCAGATCCCGATCCTGGAGCTGCCGCAGGCGCAGTTCATCCTGATGTCGGCCACGCTCGGCGACGTCTCGATGTTCGAGAAGGACCTCACCCGGCGCACCGGCCGTCCGACGGCGGTGGTCCGCTCGGCGACCCGTCCGGTGCCGCTGTCCTACGAGTACAAGTTCACCCCGCTCACCGAGACGCTGACCGAGCTGCTGCAGACGCGGCAGGCGCCGGTCTACATCGTGCACTTCACCCAGGCGCAGGCCGTGGAGCGGGCGCAGGCGCTGATGAGCATCAACATGTGCTCGAAGGAGGAGAAGGAGCAGATCGCCGATCTGATCGGCAACTTCCGCTTCACCACCAAGTTCGGCCGCAACCTCTCCCGTTACGTACGGCACGGCATCGGGGTCCACCACGCCGGCATGCTGCCCAAGTACCGGCGTCTGGTGGAGAAGCTCGCGCAGGCGGGTCTGCTGAAGGTCATCTGCGGCACCGACACGCTCGGCGTCGGCGTCAACGTCCCGATCCGCACGGTGCTGTTCACGGCCCTGACCAAGTACGACGGCAACCGCGTCCGCACCCTGCGCAACCGCGAGTTCCACCAGATCGCCGGCCGCGCCGGGCGGGCCGGGTTCGACACGGCGGGCTTCGTCGTCGCCCAGGCGCCCGAGCACGTCATCGAGAACGAGAAGGCGCTCGCCAAGGCCGGCGACGACCCGAAGAAGCGGCGCAAGGTGGTCCGCAAGAAGGCGCCGGAGGGCTTCGTCGGCTGGACGGAGAACACCTTCGAGAAGCTGATCGCCTCCGAACCGGAGCCCTTGACGTCCCGCTTCCGGGTGACGCACACGATGCTGCTGTCGGTGATCGCCCGCCCCGGCAACGCCTTCGAGGCGATGCGGCATCTGCTGGAGGACAACCACGAGCCGCGCAAGGCGCAGCTGAAGCACATCCGCCGGGCGATCGCCATCTACCGCTCGCTGCTGGACGGCGGCATCGTCGAGAAGCTGGACGAGCCGGACGCCGAGGGCCGCATCGTCCGCCTCACGGTCGACCTCCAGCAGGACTTCGCGCTGAACCAGCCGCTGTCCACCTTCGCCCTCGCCGCGTTCGAACTCCTCGACCCCGAATCGCCGTCCTACGCCCTGGACATGGTCTCCGTCGTCGAGTCGACGCTGGACGACCCGCGCCAGATCCTCGTCGCCCAGCTGAACAAGGCGAAGGGGGAGGCCGTCGCCGCGATGAAGGCCGACGGCGTGGAGTACGAGGAGCGCATGGAGCGCCTCCAGGACATCTCGTACCCGAAGCCCCTGGAGGAGCTGCTCTTCCACGCGTACAACACCTACCGCAAGAGCCATCCCTGGGTCGGCGACCACCCGCTCTCCCCGAAGTCCGTCATCCGTGACATGTACGAACGGGCCATGTCGTTCACGGAGTTGGTGTCCTTCTACGAGCTCGCGCGCACCGAGGGCATTGTCCTGCGCTACCTCGCCAGTGCCTACAAGGCGCTGGACCACAACATCCCCGACGACCTCAAGTCCGAGGACCTCCAGGACCTCATCGAGTGGCTCGGCGAGATGGTCCGCCAGGTCGACTCCAGCCTGCTGGACGAGTGGGAGCAGCTCGCCAACCCGGAGGAGATGACCGCCGAGCAGGCCCAGGAGAAGGCCGACGAGGTCAAGCCCGTCACCACCAACGGGCGCGCCTTCCGCGTCCTGGTCCGCAACGCCATGTTCCGCCGCGTGGAGCTCGCCGCCCTGGACCAGGTCGAGGAGCTGGGCGAGCTGGACGCCGACGCCGGCTGGGACGCCGACGCGTGGGGCGAGGCGATGGACAAGTACTGGGACGAGTACGACGACCTCGGCACCGGCCCGGACGCCCGCGGCCCGAAGCTGCTCATCATCGAGGAGCAGCCGGAGAACCGTCTGTGGCGGGTCCGGCAGATCTTCGACGACCCGAACGACGACCACGACTGGGGCATCAGCGCGGAGGTCGACCTGACGGCCTCCGACGCGGAGGGCCGCGCGGTCGTCCGGGTCACCGACGTCGGTCAGCTGTGA
- a CDS encoding acyl-CoA thioesterase encodes MTTNPAERLVDLLDLEQIEVNIFRGRSPQESLQRVFGGQVAGQALVAAARTTEGDRPVHSLHAYFLRPGRPGVPIVYQVERVRDGRSFTTRRVTAVQQGRTIFNLTASFHKPEQGSFEHQLPPAREVPDPESLPTVTEEIREHLGALPEQLERMARRQPFDIRYVDRLRWTPAEVKDAEPRSAVWMRAVGPLGDDPVVHTCALTYASDMTLLDAVRIPVEPLWGPRSFDIASLDHAMWFHRPFRADEWFLYDQESPIATGGRGLARGRIYDREGRLLVSVVQEGLFRAL; translated from the coding sequence ATGACGACGAACCCGGCCGAGAGACTGGTCGACCTGCTCGACCTGGAGCAGATCGAGGTCAACATCTTCCGTGGCCGCAGCCCGCAGGAATCCTTGCAGCGGGTCTTCGGCGGCCAGGTGGCGGGCCAGGCGCTGGTCGCCGCCGCCCGCACCACGGAGGGCGACCGGCCCGTGCACTCGCTGCACGCGTACTTCCTGCGCCCGGGCCGGCCGGGCGTGCCGATCGTGTACCAGGTCGAACGGGTGCGGGACGGCCGGTCGTTCACGACCCGTCGGGTCACCGCCGTGCAGCAGGGACGCACGATCTTCAATCTCACCGCCTCCTTTCACAAGCCTGAGCAGGGGTCGTTCGAGCATCAGTTGCCGCCGGCCCGCGAGGTCCCGGACCCCGAGTCGCTGCCGACGGTCACGGAGGAGATCCGCGAGCATCTGGGCGCGCTGCCGGAGCAGTTGGAGCGGATGGCGCGCCGTCAGCCCTTCGACATCCGTTATGTGGACCGGCTGCGCTGGACGCCCGCGGAGGTCAAGGACGCCGAGCCGCGCAGCGCGGTGTGGATGCGCGCGGTCGGGCCGCTCGGGGACGACCCGGTCGTGCACACCTGCGCGCTGACCTACGCCAGCGACATGACGCTCCTGGACGCCGTGCGCATCCCGGTGGAACCGCTGTGGGGGCCGCGCAGCTTCGACATCGCCTCGCTGGACCACGCGATGTGGTTCCACCGGCCGTTCCGGGCGGACGAGTGGTTCCTCTACGACCAGGAGTCCCCGATCGCGACCGGCGGACGAGGCCTGGCGCGCGGGCGGATCTACGACCGGGAGGGGCGCCTGCTGGTGTCCGTCGTCCAGGAAGGGCTGTTCCGGGCGCTGTAG
- a CDS encoding DUF6397 family protein, with amino-acid sequence MTGSTLTRPQQLTLTPGRAARELGLKRNEFDLGIHLGHIRTVPDEGGGGRGVPRTELDRLRADDDFPEAFQQRVRVVGTTEGADLMDIPAGRFTRLARLGVVAPVRFYLNRYRAVVWLYLAEELEQFAADERNTPLLHARRTPEGMRGLLAEGVDLRPRNWRARHREFLLRTADGPWESAGALAAFLDSAQIAELVRDPYERSFLNRFRPVPPNQGTPGTPAAQLTEKIMTADDPDEISRLRADLTRAMADARTLRPAPRPAAEQRTTAPPPSPEEAASRPTPRGLMGWLRRRSA; translated from the coding sequence ATGACAGGCAGCACCCTCACCAGGCCCCAGCAGCTCACCCTCACCCCGGGCCGCGCGGCGCGCGAACTGGGTCTGAAGCGCAACGAGTTCGACCTGGGTATCCATCTCGGCCATATCCGGACCGTGCCCGACGAAGGGGGAGGAGGCCGCGGGGTCCCCCGCACCGAACTGGACCGGCTCCGCGCGGACGACGACTTCCCCGAAGCGTTCCAGCAGCGGGTGCGGGTCGTGGGCACCACCGAGGGCGCGGACCTCATGGACATCCCCGCCGGCAGGTTCACCCGCCTGGCCCGCCTCGGTGTCGTGGCGCCGGTGCGCTTCTATCTCAACAGGTACCGGGCCGTCGTCTGGCTCTATCTCGCCGAGGAACTAGAGCAGTTCGCCGCCGACGAGCGGAACACCCCGCTGCTGCACGCCCGTCGCACACCCGAGGGAATGCGGGGCCTGCTGGCGGAGGGAGTGGACCTGCGTCCCCGCAACTGGCGTGCCCGGCATCGCGAGTTCCTGCTGCGGACGGCCGACGGCCCGTGGGAGAGCGCCGGGGCCCTCGCCGCCTTCCTCGACTCCGCCCAGATCGCGGAGCTCGTCCGGGACCCGTACGAGCGCTCCTTTCTGAACCGCTTCCGCCCCGTGCCGCCGAACCAGGGCACACCGGGCACGCCGGCCGCGCAGCTCACCGAGAAGATCATGACGGCCGACGACCCGGACGAGATCAGCCGACTGCGAGCCGACCTGACCCGGGCCATGGCGGACGCCCGCACCCTCCGGCCCGCACCACGCCCGGCCGCGGAGCAGCGGACGACCGCGCCACCCCCCTCGCCCGAGGAAGCCGCCTCCCGGCCGACACCCCGAGGACTCATGGGCTGGCTGCGCCGCAGAAGCGCATGA
- a CDS encoding roadblock/LC7 domain-containing protein: protein MAQNQGLGWLLDDLTERVDHVRHALVLSNDGLVAGASTGLRREDAEHLAAVASGLHSLAKGSGRHFGAGRVRQTMVEFDDAVLFVTAAGTGSCLCVLSGAQADIGQIAYEMTLLVNRVGEHLGVDVRQPERSPAVDL from the coding sequence ATGGCGCAGAACCAGGGACTCGGCTGGCTGCTGGACGATCTGACCGAGCGCGTCGACCACGTCCGGCACGCGTTGGTGCTGTCCAACGACGGCCTGGTGGCGGGGGCCAGCACGGGTCTGCGACGCGAGGACGCCGAGCACCTCGCCGCCGTCGCGTCGGGGCTGCACAGCCTGGCCAAGGGCTCCGGCCGGCACTTCGGCGCGGGCAGAGTCCGCCAGACGATGGTCGAGTTCGACGACGCGGTCCTGTTCGTCACCGCGGCGGGCACCGGCAGCTGTCTGTGCGTGCTCAGCGGCGCGCAGGCCGACATCGGTCAGATCGCCTACGAGATGACGCTGCTCGTCAACCGAGTCGGCGAGCACCTCGGCGTGGACGTCCGACAGCCCGAGCGGAGTCCGGCCGTAGACCTCTGA
- a CDS encoding GTP-binding protein — MVSETSDAQGGEQTALALKILVAGGFGVGKTTLVGAVSEIRPLRTEELLSEAGQLVDDTDGVDQKVTTTVAMDFGRITIRSGLSLYLFGTPGQDRFWFLWDELSQGALGAVVLADTRRLEDCFPAVDYFEHRHIPFVVAVNCFTGARTYGAQDVSRALDLDRGTPVVLCDARDRDSGKEVLIRLVEYAGRMHTARLLDSVG; from the coding sequence ATGGTCTCCGAGACTTCCGATGCCCAGGGCGGCGAGCAGACCGCGCTGGCGTTGAAGATACTGGTCGCCGGCGGATTCGGCGTGGGCAAGACGACCCTGGTGGGCGCGGTCAGTGAGATCAGGCCGCTGCGGACCGAGGAACTGCTCAGCGAAGCCGGTCAGTTGGTCGACGACACGGACGGCGTGGACCAGAAGGTCACGACGACGGTCGCCATGGACTTCGGCCGCATCACCATCCGCTCCGGCCTCTCCCTCTATCTCTTCGGCACCCCCGGGCAGGACCGTTTCTGGTTCCTGTGGGACGAGTTGTCGCAGGGGGCGCTCGGCGCCGTGGTCCTCGCGGACACCCGACGCCTTGAGGACTGCTTCCCCGCGGTCGACTACTTCGAGCACCGGCACATCCCGTTCGTGGTCGCCGTCAACTGCTTCACGGGAGCCCGCACTTACGGCGCCCAGGACGTCTCACGCGCCCTCGACCTGGACCGCGGCACCCCGGTGGTGCTGTGCGACGCCCGGGACCGCGACTCCGGGAAGGAGGTGCTGATCCGGCTCGTCGAGTACGCCGGGCGGATGCACACCGCCCGGCTCCTCGACTCGGTGGGCTGA
- a CDS encoding DUF742 domain-containing protein has translation MTEDMTGAPRELGSQWYDGEAGPLVRPYAMTGGRTKPGPTGVRFDLIALVTLDAAAPGPDEDTSLGPEHRALIELCRPETQSVAELAAGADLPLGVVRVLLGDLLELGCVTVSRPVPPAQLPDERILREVIEGLRAL, from the coding sequence ATGACGGAGGACATGACGGGCGCCCCGCGCGAGCTGGGCAGCCAGTGGTACGACGGCGAGGCCGGGCCCCTCGTCCGCCCGTACGCCATGACGGGCGGACGGACCAAACCCGGCCCCACCGGGGTGCGCTTCGACCTCATCGCCCTCGTCACCCTGGACGCGGCGGCGCCCGGCCCCGACGAGGACACCTCGCTGGGGCCGGAACACCGGGCGCTGATCGAACTGTGCCGCCCGGAGACCCAGTCCGTCGCCGAACTCGCCGCAGGCGCGGACCTGCCCCTGGGCGTGGTCCGGGTACTGCTCGGTGACCTCCTGGAACTCGGCTGCGTCACCGTCAGCCGCCCCGTGCCGCCCGCGCAGCTTCCTGACGAACGGATTCTGCGCGAGGTCATCGAAGGACTGCGAGCTCTGTAG
- a CDS encoding roadblock/LC7 domain-containing protein → MIQDPAMRAAQRSGELDWLLDDLVLRVSEVRHAVVLSNDGLAVGASTDLRREDAEHLAAVASGFHSLAKGAGRHFGAGGVRQTMVEMDDGYLFVAAAGDGSCLALLTAVTADIGLVAYEMARLVKRVGEHLYTAPRVAARPPAG, encoded by the coding sequence ATGATCCAGGACCCGGCCATGAGGGCCGCTCAGCGGTCCGGCGAACTCGACTGGCTGCTGGACGACCTGGTGCTGCGCGTCAGCGAGGTACGGCACGCCGTGGTGCTGTCCAACGACGGCCTCGCCGTGGGGGCGTCGACCGACCTGCGCCGCGAGGACGCGGAGCACCTCGCCGCGGTCGCCTCCGGCTTCCACAGCCTGGCCAAGGGCGCCGGACGCCACTTCGGCGCGGGCGGAGTACGGCAGACGATGGTCGAGATGGACGACGGCTACCTGTTCGTGGCCGCCGCCGGCGACGGCTCCTGCCTCGCGCTCCTCACGGCCGTGACCGCCGACATCGGCCTCGTGGCCTACGAGATGGCCCGCCTGGTCAAACGCGTCGGCGAGCACCTGTACACGGCGCCGCGGGTAGCCGCACGGCCGCCCGCCGGATGA
- a CDS encoding sensor histidine kinase, producing MRTPRRTPTTGSEPPSAGPARGRRAHAGPPADEGPDDPMGAVPDDPPTHEGGWRIRPRTVRAKIVCLLMVPVVSLLALWAYATVTTAQDVSRLRQLQRVDSEIRTPVAAAVAALQAERAAAVRYATDPAAGRAGDLKTLADRTDQAVAKLRLGAGNTVADSEELPAGVAQRLETFVSGAEALSSLRTAVLDRRAGWDETYGRYSRTISTAFSVGGALTGIQDAELGSDARVLLEFSRAGEALAQEDVVLSSARLAGRLDGTRLRLFTGAVDTRRALTEAAVADLRGSERGAWRDLADGGDYVAVATVEDRVLTSRAGASAINAAPEATWAKAHARVQDGMRTIEADAGRGVADRADPFTRGLLTPAGAAVLLGLVAVAASLVISVRIGRGLVVELVSLRNSALEIARRKLPEAMRKLRAGEEIDIRAEAPSGPPSEDETGQVAEALGTVHRAALRAAVERAELASGISGVFVNLARRSQVLVHRQLSLLDSMERRSEDPGELSDLFRLDHLTTRMRRHAESLIILSGAAPGRAWRMPVSLTNVVRAAVSEVEDYARVEVRQLPEASVVGGAVADLTHLLAEIVENAAQFSPPHTRVRVTGEPVGNGYAIEVEDRGLGMGKETLTEANRRIEQSEALDLFDSDRLGLFVVSRLAARHGIKVHLRTSPYGGTTAVVLLPTALLHSGAEERSPRKAADTEREYARMPGAARLQESVHAPAERPALVPPAPPAPAEHRATARAESAGDTPPPGVATLRLHRPQEDPEGPDATDDLPRRVRQASLAPQLRAPRTEEPEPRPDPRGDERRTPELVRDRMAAYRDGWARGGGRRPGHGAAPDAPAPRDSSEGDPE from the coding sequence ATGCGAACACCCCGTAGGACCCCCACGACCGGCTCCGAGCCACCGTCCGCCGGCCCGGCCCGCGGCCGCCGCGCACACGCCGGACCACCGGCCGACGAAGGGCCGGACGACCCGATGGGCGCCGTCCCCGACGACCCGCCCACACACGAGGGAGGCTGGCGGATACGCCCGCGCACCGTGCGCGCCAAGATCGTCTGCCTGCTGATGGTGCCGGTCGTCTCCCTGCTCGCCCTCTGGGCGTACGCCACCGTGACCACCGCCCAGGACGTCTCCCGGCTGCGGCAGTTGCAGCGCGTCGACTCCGAGATCCGCACCCCGGTCGCGGCGGCCGTCGCAGCCCTCCAGGCCGAGCGCGCGGCCGCGGTCCGCTACGCCACCGACCCGGCCGCGGGCCGCGCCGGCGACCTCAAGACCCTCGCGGACCGCACCGACCAGGCGGTGGCGAAACTGCGGCTCGGCGCGGGCAACACCGTCGCGGACAGCGAGGAGTTGCCCGCGGGTGTGGCCCAGCGCCTGGAGACCTTCGTCAGCGGCGCCGAGGCACTGAGCTCCCTGCGCACCGCGGTCCTCGACCGCCGCGCGGGCTGGGACGAGACGTACGGCCGCTACTCGCGCACCATCTCGACGGCCTTCTCCGTCGGCGGCGCCCTCACCGGCATCCAGGACGCCGAACTGGGCTCCGACGCGCGCGTGCTCCTCGAGTTCTCCCGCGCGGGCGAGGCCCTGGCCCAGGAGGACGTCGTGCTCTCCAGCGCACGGCTCGCCGGACGCCTCGACGGAACACGGCTGCGGCTGTTCACCGGCGCCGTCGACACCCGCCGCGCCCTCACCGAGGCCGCCGTCGCCGATCTGCGCGGCTCCGAACGCGGCGCCTGGCGGGACCTCGCCGACGGCGGTGACTACGTCGCCGTCGCGACCGTCGAGGACCGGGTCCTCACGAGCCGGGCCGGCGCCTCCGCGATCAACGCGGCACCCGAGGCGACCTGGGCGAAGGCACACGCGCGCGTGCAGGACGGCATGCGGACGATCGAGGCCGACGCGGGACGCGGGGTCGCCGACCGCGCCGACCCGTTCACCCGCGGACTGCTCACCCCGGCCGGCGCGGCCGTCCTGCTCGGTCTCGTCGCCGTCGCCGCCTCCCTGGTCATCTCCGTGCGCATCGGACGTGGGCTGGTCGTCGAGCTGGTGAGCCTGCGCAACAGCGCCCTGGAGATCGCCCGGCGCAAACTCCCCGAGGCCATGCGGAAACTGCGGGCCGGAGAGGAGATCGACATCCGCGCGGAGGCACCGTCCGGGCCGCCCTCCGAGGACGAGACGGGGCAGGTCGCCGAGGCCCTCGGCACCGTGCACCGGGCCGCGCTGCGGGCCGCCGTGGAGCGTGCCGAGCTCGCCAGCGGCATCTCCGGGGTGTTCGTCAACCTCGCCCGGCGCAGCCAGGTCCTGGTCCACCGTCAGCTGAGCCTCCTGGACAGCATGGAGCGCCGCTCCGAGGACCCGGGCGAGCTGAGCGACCTCTTCCGCCTCGACCACCTCACCACCCGGATGCGGCGGCACGCGGAGAGCCTGATCATCCTCTCCGGAGCCGCACCCGGCCGGGCCTGGCGCATGCCGGTCTCCCTGACCAACGTGGTCCGCGCGGCCGTCTCCGAGGTCGAGGACTACGCGCGCGTCGAGGTACGCCAGCTCCCCGAGGCGTCCGTGGTCGGCGGCGCCGTCGCCGACCTCACCCACCTCCTCGCGGAGATCGTCGAGAACGCCGCACAGTTCTCGCCGCCGCACACGCGCGTGCGCGTCACCGGCGAACCCGTCGGCAACGGTTATGCCATCGAGGTCGAGGACCGCGGGCTCGGCATGGGGAAGGAGACCCTCACCGAGGCCAACCGCCGCATCGAGCAGTCCGAGGCGCTCGACCTCTTCGACAGCGACCGGCTCGGCCTGTTCGTGGTCAGCCGGCTGGCGGCCCGGCACGGCATCAAGGTGCACCTGCGCACCTCGCCGTACGGCGGCACCACCGCGGTGGTCCTGCTGCCCACCGCCCTGCTGCACAGCGGCGCGGAGGAACGTTCCCCCCGCAAGGCGGCCGATACGGAACGCGAGTACGCGCGCATGCCCGGCGCGGCCCGGCTCCAGGAATCCGTCCACGCGCCGGCCGAGCGGCCCGCACTGGTACCCCCCGCACCCCCGGCCCCGGCGGAGCACAGGGCGACGGCGAGGGCGGAGTCCGCGGGCGACACCCCGCCCCCCGGAGTCGCCACCCTGCGGCTGCACCGCCCCCAGGAGGACCCCGAAGGACCGGACGCGACGGACGACCTCCCGCGCCGCGTCCGGCAGGCAAGCCTGGCTCCTCAGCTGCGTGCGCCGCGCACCGAGGAACCGGAACCGCGGCCCGACCCCCGGGGCGACGAACGGCGCACCCCCGAGCTCGTACGGGACCGGATGGCGGCCTACCGCGACGGCTGGGCACGCGGCGGCGGCCGCCGGCCCGGACACGGCGCCGCCCCGGATGCCCCCGCGCCAAGAGACAGCAGCGAAGGAGACCCCGAATGA
- a CDS encoding MHYT domain-containing protein: MGHLDHAALGWLTPVLSYVMACIGAALGLRCTMRALGATGRSRRNWLITAASAIGTGIWTMHFVAMLGFSVSGTDIRYDVPLTIVSLLVAMIVVCAGVFAVGYSRDRARALFLGGLTTGLGVASMHYLGMAAVRLHGQVHYDPVLVGLSVLIAVVAATAALWAALNIKSPVAVTIASLIMGAAVSSMHYTGMFAMSVRVTPSGAALPGATAMQFIFPLAVGLGSYLFLTSAFVALSPSTGEREASASAQRPVENVAAL, from the coding sequence ATGGGACACCTGGACCACGCAGCCCTCGGCTGGCTGACCCCCGTGCTGTCGTACGTGATGGCCTGCATCGGCGCCGCACTCGGCCTGCGCTGCACCATGCGCGCGCTCGGCGCCACCGGACGCTCGCGCCGCAACTGGCTCATCACCGCGGCCTCGGCGATCGGCACCGGCATCTGGACCATGCACTTCGTGGCCATGCTCGGCTTCAGCGTCAGCGGCACGGACATCCGCTACGACGTGCCGCTCACCATCGTGAGCCTGCTCGTCGCCATGATCGTCGTCTGTGCCGGCGTCTTCGCCGTCGGCTACAGCCGCGACCGCGCCCGCGCGCTCTTCCTCGGCGGGCTCACCACCGGACTCGGTGTCGCCAGCATGCACTACCTGGGCATGGCGGCCGTTCGTCTGCACGGTCAGGTGCACTACGACCCGGTGCTCGTCGGACTCTCCGTCCTGATCGCCGTGGTGGCCGCGACCGCCGCGCTGTGGGCGGCGCTCAACATCAAGTCGCCCGTCGCCGTCACCATCGCCTCCCTGATCATGGGCGCCGCGGTGAGCAGCATGCACTACACCGGGATGTTCGCGATGAGCGTGCGCGTCACACCGTCCGGCGCCGCGCTGCCCGGGGCGACGGCGATGCAGTTCATCTTCCCGCTCGCCGTCGGGCTCGGGTCCTATCTGTTCCTGACCTCGGCCTTCGTCGCGCTGTCGCCCTCCACGGGAGAGCGCGAGGCTTCCGCCTCCGCCCAGCGGCCGGTCGAGAACGTCGCCGCCCTCTGA
- a CDS encoding class I SAM-dependent methyltransferase has translation MSDDHTHVQEFFGARAADWDARFPDDGPSYAAAVAELGLREGDRVLDAGCGTGRALTPLRAAVGPSGAVLGADLTPAMLQAAVRAGRDRDGQLLLADVAALPLRSRSLDAVFGAGLISHLPDPAENLRALARVVRPGGILALFHPIGRAALAARQGRQITPEDLRAEPNLRPLLAGSGWRLTSYVDEDARFLALAVRGD, from the coding sequence ATGAGCGACGACCACACACATGTCCAGGAGTTCTTCGGCGCCCGGGCGGCCGACTGGGACGCCCGGTTCCCCGACGACGGTCCCTCCTACGCGGCCGCGGTCGCCGAGCTCGGGCTGCGCGAAGGGGACCGCGTGCTCGACGCCGGCTGCGGCACCGGACGCGCCCTGACGCCCCTGCGTGCCGCCGTGGGCCCCTCGGGAGCGGTCCTCGGGGCCGACCTGACTCCGGCCATGCTCCAGGCCGCCGTACGAGCGGGACGGGACCGCGACGGGCAGCTGCTGCTCGCCGACGTGGCCGCGCTGCCGTTGCGCTCGCGGTCCCTGGACGCGGTGTTCGGGGCGGGGCTGATCTCCCACCTGCCCGATCCGGCCGAGAACCTGCGGGCGTTGGCGCGCGTGGTGCGCCCGGGCGGCATCCTGGCGCTGTTCCATCCGATCGGCAGGGCGGCGCTCGCGGCGCGGCAGGGTCGTCAGATCACTCCGGAAGACCTGCGCGCCGAGCCCAACCTCCGGCCGCTGCTGGCCGGTTCCGGGTGGCGGCTGACGTCGTACGTCGACGAGGACGCGCGGTTCCTGGCACTGGCGGTGCGCGGGGACTGA